Proteins encoded within one genomic window of Salipaludibacillus agaradhaerens:
- a CDS encoding Rrf2 family transcriptional regulator produces the protein MINTRLSVAIHILALITTQHERPMSSDFIAGSVNTNPVVVRRLSSLLRKADILTSRPGQPGAKLTRAPENITLLDVYKAVQTQDELFAIHNKPNPNCDVGSHIQATLDKTFDRVQQAMEQELANQTLADVIKELANQIS, from the coding sequence ATGATAAACACTCGCTTGTCAGTCGCGATTCATATATTAGCTCTTATTACGACGCAACATGAAAGGCCAATGTCTTCTGATTTTATTGCTGGTAGTGTTAATACTAACCCTGTCGTAGTGAGACGGCTTAGCAGTTTGCTTAGAAAAGCTGATATTCTGACGTCTAGACCTGGTCAACCTGGAGCCAAATTAACGAGAGCCCCTGAAAACATCACATTGCTTGATGTCTACAAAGCGGTGCAAACACAGGATGAGCTCTTTGCCATTCATAATAAGCCAAATCCCAATTGTGACGTAGGTAGCCATATTCAAGCAACTCTCGATAAAACGTTTGACCGTGTTCAACAAGCGATGGAACAAGAATTAGCCAATCAGACGTTAGCCGATGTCATTAAAGAACTAGCTAATCAAATAAGTTAA
- a CDS encoding NAD(P)-dependent oxidoreductase: MKIAIIGASGKSGSLIMKEALDRGHTVTALVRNPSKVTEPNVNVVEKDIFDITTEDIKNFDIVVNAFNPPHGKEEQHIEAGRVLNNAFKGAPDTRLIIVGGAGTLYVDEEKSTQLIDTPDFPEVAKPTASNMRIAFNELLNETGLTWTFVSPAGFFDPNGKRTGSYQTGKDHVILNSQGDSYISYADYAIAIVDEIEKPQHINERFTVVGEAQ, from the coding sequence ATGAAAATTGCAATTATCGGTGCTAGCGGGAAGTCTGGCAGTCTCATTATGAAAGAAGCGTTAGATAGAGGACACACTGTTACAGCACTCGTAAGAAACCCATCAAAAGTGACAGAACCTAATGTTAATGTCGTTGAGAAAGATATTTTTGATATCACAACCGAGGACATTAAAAACTTCGATATTGTCGTTAATGCGTTCAACCCTCCACATGGCAAGGAAGAACAACATATTGAAGCGGGAAGAGTATTAAATAACGCCTTTAAAGGAGCTCCTGACACTCGTTTAATCATTGTGGGCGGAGCGGGAACACTGTATGTGGATGAAGAAAAGAGCACACAACTAATTGATACGCCAGATTTTCCTGAGGTGGCAAAGCCCACCGCATCCAATATGCGTATTGCCTTTAATGAGCTATTGAATGAAACAGGTCTTACGTGGACATTTGTAAGTCCAGCTGGCTTTTTCGATCCTAATGGTAAACGCACTGGCTCCTATCAGACAGGAAAAGACCATGTGATTTTAAATTCCCAAGGAGACAGCTATATTAGTTATGCAGATTACGCCATTGCCATTGTCGATGAGATTGAGAAGCCCCAGCATATTAATGAGCGCTTTACTGTTGTCGGTGAGGCTCAGTAA
- a CDS encoding tyrosine-type recombinase/integrase, which produces MEYVHPIKDVRKIRLMKKLLKLRSTRDHLLFVLGINTGLRISEMLPLTFGDILIERETLTSFITIRGNTIFLNTRVKDALKLHISHTAYTRDDYLFRSKKGSAPITRQQAYRMIQEVARQAGIKEKIGTHTLRKTFGYHAYRKGIAISLIQQRFHQSTPAETRRYIDADRFDPIELDVNL; this is translated from the coding sequence ATGGAATACGTTCACCCGATTAAAGATGTCCGAAAAATTCGGTTAATGAAAAAACTTCTTAAGCTAAGATCAACTCGGGACCACCTTTTATTTGTACTCGGCATAAATACCGGATTACGCATTAGTGAGATGCTCCCCCTCACGTTTGGCGACATACTCATTGAGAGAGAGACATTGACATCTTTTATTACCATCCGTGGTAACACTATATTTTTGAATACTCGTGTGAAAGATGCTCTTAAACTACACATTTCTCACACTGCTTATACACGAGACGATTATTTATTTAGATCAAAAAAAGGCTCAGCCCCTATTACTAGGCAACAAGCGTACCGTATGATTCAAGAGGTTGCCAGACAAGCAGGGATAAAAGAAAAGATTGGGACACATACATTACGAAAGACCTTTGGGTATCACGCCTATCGTAAAGGGATCGCCATTTCACTTATTCAGCAACGCTTCCATCAATCTACACCTGCAGAAACAAGAAGATATATTGATGCCGACCGGTTTGATCCGATTGAACTAGACGTTAACTTATAG
- a CDS encoding potassium/proton antiporter codes for MFLETFSTEAFIFLSAFILISGVLVAKFSNRLGVPALVLFILVGMLIGSDGLGIVYFDSPQVAQTIGIFALIIILFEGGLQTKWETVRSVAVPSASLATFGVLFTSAIVGFAAYLIFDVTFLEALLFGAIVGSTDAAAVFATLKERNIKAKMGATLEAESGANDPMAVFLTLSFIELIRYPDMSIWTLIPSFFWQMGIGLGIGLLLGKVASWSINRIKLESSGLYPLFAVAFALLTFSFASYIEASGFLAVYAAALVVGNSELTYRYSIFQVNEGFAWMAQILMFIILGLFVFPGQLFTATVMLNGFLLSFILIIIARPAAVFLSTLGMSYTLKEKVFLSWAGLRGAVPIVLATFPIVAGLENAQLFFNVVFFIVLTSTLIQGSSITYLAEKLKLTGPVKDNPHHSIELISMGKANAEMIQFKTTKQSAIVGKKLHEISFPQKANISAIVRDETLITPYGETEIKEEDFLYILVSSKYKEPLKKVLEEKKKQRLKN; via the coding sequence TTGTTTTTAGAAACATTCTCAACTGAAGCGTTCATTTTTCTAAGCGCGTTTATCTTAATTAGTGGTGTCCTCGTTGCTAAGTTTTCTAATCGTTTGGGAGTACCTGCCCTTGTGTTATTTATCCTTGTCGGTATGCTAATTGGTAGTGATGGGCTCGGTATCGTCTATTTTGACAGCCCACAGGTGGCGCAAACAATTGGGATTTTTGCCCTTATTATTATTTTATTCGAAGGCGGCTTGCAAACGAAATGGGAGACTGTTCGTTCAGTCGCCGTCCCTTCTGCCTCTCTCGCCACGTTCGGCGTGCTGTTCACTTCGGCTATCGTCGGTTTTGCAGCTTACCTTATTTTTGATGTGACTTTTCTTGAAGCCCTTTTGTTCGGTGCTATCGTTGGCTCTACAGATGCGGCTGCTGTTTTTGCTACTTTAAAGGAACGTAACATTAAAGCTAAAATGGGTGCTACCCTTGAAGCGGAGTCAGGTGCAAATGATCCGATGGCTGTCTTTTTAACACTATCCTTTATTGAGCTTATACGTTACCCAGATATGAGTATCTGGACGCTAATCCCATCATTTTTTTGGCAAATGGGCATCGGACTTGGGATTGGCCTGTTACTAGGAAAAGTGGCTTCTTGGTCGATAAACCGAATAAAATTAGAATCTAGCGGCCTTTATCCACTGTTTGCTGTCGCCTTTGCGTTACTCACATTTAGTTTCGCTTCATATATAGAAGCCAGTGGCTTTCTCGCTGTTTACGCGGCAGCATTAGTTGTGGGTAATTCTGAATTAACGTATCGTTACTCTATTTTCCAAGTTAACGAAGGGTTCGCATGGATGGCACAAATCCTTATGTTTATTATTCTCGGTCTATTCGTATTCCCAGGTCAACTTTTCACCGCAACTGTGATGTTAAATGGCTTCTTATTATCATTTATCCTGATTATCATTGCCCGTCCAGCTGCTGTCTTTTTATCAACGCTTGGAATGTCGTACACACTGAAAGAAAAAGTGTTCCTTTCCTGGGCAGGATTGCGCGGAGCTGTACCGATCGTTCTTGCGACATTCCCTATTGTAGCCGGGCTGGAAAATGCGCAACTCTTCTTTAATGTGGTATTCTTTATCGTTCTAACGTCTACGCTCATTCAAGGCTCTAGCATTACCTATTTAGCAGAAAAATTAAAGCTCACTGGACCTGTCAAAGACAACCCGCACCATTCTATTGAACTTATTTCGATGGGTAAAGCAAATGCCGAAATGATCCAGTTTAAAACGACGAAGCAGTCAGCTATTGTAGGGAAAAAATTACATGAAATATCCTTTCCACAAAAAGCGAATATTAGCGCGATTGTAAGGGATGAGACATTGATTACACCATATGGTGAAACAGAAATTAAAGAAGAGGACTTCTTGTATATCCTCGTATCGTCAAAGTATAAAGAACCGTTAAAGAAAGTGTTAGAAGAAAAGAAAAAACAACGGCTAAAAAATTGA
- a CDS encoding AraC family transcriptional regulator, translated as MTMHIGFCGYSHHTKGYSQPKSELSSYLIRLQTEGFCEIVVNNRKMPLKKGGLLLTRPGDLYEITIAGSQNSGDYHLICKGTWIDDWWKRSEKPTFSQINLDEKLLALWRHLIVEERRPSGEEDKELSGYLLKALCLSLERAVHETGSLVSRPYPVTRMLRYIEEHATNTFKVEDVAQSADLSVSRAAHLFKSCVGKTIIEYAVDIRLSTAINQMKYTTMTLEHIAENCGFGTYPYFHRVFKKKYGISPGEYRRQE; from the coding sequence ATGACGATGCATATTGGTTTTTGCGGTTATTCCCATCACACAAAGGGTTATTCCCAACCTAAATCCGAATTATCGAGTTATCTTATCCGCTTACAAACAGAAGGATTTTGCGAAATTGTCGTTAATAATAGAAAGATGCCTCTCAAAAAAGGTGGACTCCTTTTAACAAGACCTGGAGATCTTTATGAAATAACAATTGCAGGCAGCCAAAATAGCGGTGACTATCATTTAATATGTAAAGGTACTTGGATCGATGACTGGTGGAAACGTTCTGAGAAACCAACCTTCTCTCAAATTAACTTAGATGAAAAACTACTTGCATTATGGCGGCACCTAATTGTTGAAGAACGTAGACCGTCAGGCGAAGAAGATAAGGAACTCTCTGGATACTTACTAAAAGCACTCTGTTTATCACTCGAACGTGCTGTTCATGAAACAGGCTCATTGGTCAGCCGCCCTTATCCAGTGACACGAATGCTACGATATATTGAAGAGCATGCAACGAACACATTCAAGGTGGAAGATGTAGCACAATCTGCGGATCTGAGTGTGTCTCGAGCTGCCCACCTGTTTAAAAGCTGTGTTGGTAAAACAATCATCGAATATGCTGTAGACATACGGTTATCTACAGCGATTAATCAAATGAAATATACGACGATGACACTGGAGCATATAGCTGAAAACTGTGGATTTGGCACTTACCCCTATTTTCATAGAGTATTTAAAAAGAAGTATGGGATATCACCTGGAGAATATAGACGTCAGGAATAA